The following are from one region of the Quercus robur chromosome 1, dhQueRobu3.1, whole genome shotgun sequence genome:
- the LOC126714424 gene encoding uncharacterized protein LOC126714424: MEAQKNQPEKQPSPAAVVIPSCHTKKNDDAAFLEDLKDRIDEFIHASMDEHKNCFQKTLKKMFGMSKIVAERSSETKEVESSLPLQTTVSD; the protein is encoded by the exons ATGGAAGCACAGAAAAATCAACCTGAAAAGCAGCCATCACCTGCTGCTGTAGTCATCCCTTCATGTCACACAAAGAAGAATGACGATGCCGCTTTCTTGGAGGATTTGAAGGACCGCATTGATGAGTTCATCCATGCATCTATGGATGAACACAAAAATTGCTTCCAGAAGACCCTGAAGAAG ATGTTTGGAATGTCAAAGATTGTTGCAGAAAGGAGTTCTGAAACTAAGGAGGTTGAAAGCTCTTTGCCCCTCCAAACAACAGTGTCGGACTAG
- the LOC126692069 gene encoding protein RADIALIS-like 2 encodes MASSSMSSSDSWTAKENKAFERALAVYDKDTPDRWHNVAKAVGGKTPEEVKRHYELLVEDVKHIESGRVPFPKYKTTGGSSQAN; translated from the coding sequence ATGGCATCCAGTTCAATGTCCTCCTCTGACTCATGGACTGCAAAAGAGAACAAGGCCTTTGAGAGGGCTCTTGCTGTGTATGATAAGGACACCCCTGACCGTTGGCACAATGTCGCTAAGGCTGTTGGTGGGAAAACACCAGAAGAAGTGAAAAGGCACTATGAACTTCTTGTGGAAGATGTCAAGCATATTGAGTCAGGCCGAGTTCCCTTCCCCAAATACAAGACAACTGGTGGGAGTAGCCAAGCAAATTAA